Proteins co-encoded in one Cytobacillus sp. NJ13 genomic window:
- a CDS encoding cytochrome ubiquinol oxidase subunit I, producing MGNEESVFFSRVLTELTLSFHIIYATIGVGIPLMIMIAQWVGIKKQDEHYILLARRWTRGFVITVAVGVVTGTAIGLQLSLLWPNFMELAGNVIALPLFMETFAFFFEAIFLGIYLYTWDRFENQKKHMLLLIPVAIGASFSAIFITIVNAFMNAPQGFDIVNGQLVNINPILAMFTPAMPTKVAHVLSTAYMTSAFVLASIGAFRLLKGSNHIYHKKALLLTMKIGLIFSIATAVIGDFSGKYLAEYQPEKLAAAEWHFETEEGAPLMLYGVLDDGEVKYAIKIPYALSILAHSNPNAEVIGLDQFQEDEIPPLYIHYLFDLMVTIGMWMTALSLFYVLGTWFKMRFVTSKWFRWLIVLGGPLSIIAIEAGWWFAEVGRQPWILRGIMRTEEAATSSGQVDLMLLLFAGLYLVLAIGSIIVLTRMFRKNPVEQELADRELEKEGDQR from the coding sequence ATGGGAAATGAAGAATCTGTTTTTTTCAGCCGTGTCTTAACTGAGCTGACATTATCCTTCCATATCATTTACGCCACCATTGGTGTCGGCATCCCGCTCATGATTATGATTGCACAATGGGTGGGGATAAAAAAACAGGATGAACATTATATTCTGCTCGCCCGAAGATGGACGCGCGGTTTTGTCATTACGGTGGCTGTCGGTGTTGTTACGGGGACAGCCATCGGTCTGCAGCTATCATTGCTGTGGCCTAACTTTATGGAACTAGCAGGCAATGTCATTGCGCTGCCTTTGTTTATGGAGACTTTTGCTTTTTTCTTTGAAGCAATTTTCCTTGGGATTTATCTGTATACATGGGATCGGTTTGAGAATCAGAAGAAGCATATGCTTTTATTAATACCAGTTGCTATAGGGGCTTCATTTTCTGCTATTTTCATTACAATTGTAAATGCATTTATGAATGCACCGCAGGGCTTTGACATTGTGAATGGCCAGCTGGTAAATATTAACCCGATACTGGCAATGTTCACACCCGCCATGCCAACGAAGGTTGCGCATGTGCTTTCAACAGCCTATATGACATCTGCATTTGTCCTGGCATCAATAGGAGCTTTTCGTCTTCTAAAAGGATCGAATCATATCTACCATAAGAAGGCATTGCTGCTCACAATGAAAATCGGATTGATTTTCTCGATCGCTACAGCGGTAATTGGTGACTTCTCCGGAAAATACCTTGCGGAATACCAGCCTGAAAAATTGGCTGCTGCCGAGTGGCATTTTGAAACAGAAGAAGGGGCACCGTTAATGCTCTATGGGGTCCTTGATGACGGCGAAGTGAAATATGCGATTAAGATTCCTTATGCACTCAGCATCCTTGCGCACAGCAATCCGAATGCAGAAGTAATCGGCCTCGATCAATTTCAGGAAGATGAAATTCCGCCGCTTTATATCCATTACTTGTTTGACCTTATGGTGACGATTGGCATGTGGATGACGGCACTTTCACTCTTCTATGTCTTAGGCACCTGGTTTAAAATGCGTTTTGTTACGTCGAAATGGTTCCGGTGGCTGATCGTTCTGGGCGGTCCTTTATCCATCATTGCGATTGAAGCGGGCTGGTGGTTTGCGGAAGTGGGCCGGCAGCCGTGGATTCTGAGGGGCATCATGCGTACTGAAGAGGCTGCCACTTCAAGCGGCCAGGTCGACCTTATGCTTCTGCTGTTTGCAGGTTTATATCTGGTGCTGGCAATTGGAAGCATCATTGTGCTCACCAGAATGTTCCGCAAAAATCCGGTCGAACAGGAATTGGCCGACCGTGAGCTGGAGAAAGAGGGTGATCAGCGGTGA
- a CDS encoding SDR family oxidoreductase: MKVLIVGANGQIGKQLVKLIKEGDKHTARAMIKKEEQARQFEDMGIETAVASLEGTVDELAEAANGCDAIVFTAGSGGNTGYDKTLLIDLDGAVKTIEAAEKAGVDRFVMVSAIQANNRDKWSDTIKPYYAAKHYADRILENSSLNYTIVRPGGLTNEAGTGKIKAAENLERGFIPREDVAKTLYAVLDKENTNKRAFDLVSGDEDTETAVNNL, translated from the coding sequence TTGAAAGTTCTTATTGTTGGAGCAAACGGACAAATCGGAAAGCAGCTGGTAAAGCTTATTAAAGAAGGCGATAAACATACAGCAAGAGCAATGATCAAAAAAGAAGAGCAGGCCCGGCAGTTTGAGGATATGGGTATTGAGACGGCAGTCGCAAGCCTTGAAGGAACAGTTGATGAATTGGCTGAAGCAGCCAATGGCTGCGATGCAATTGTGTTTACTGCAGGTTCAGGCGGAAATACCGGCTATGACAAAACTCTGCTGATTGACCTAGATGGTGCGGTAAAAACAATAGAAGCGGCGGAGAAGGCTGGTGTGGACCGGTTTGTAATGGTCAGCGCCATACAGGCGAATAATCGCGATAAGTGGAGTGATACGATCAAGCCTTATTACGCTGCAAAGCATTATGCCGACAGGATTCTGGAAAACAGCAGCTTGAATTACACAATCGTTCGTCCAGGCGGCCTGACAAATGAAGCGGGAACCGGCAAAATCAAAGCAGCAGAAAATTTGGAGCGTGGCTTCATTCCCCGTGAGGATGTGGCTAAAACCCTTTATGCTGTGCTGGATAAAGAAAATACCAATAAGCGCGCATTCGATCTGGTATCAGGCGATGAAGATACTGAAACAGCAGTGAATAATTTATAA
- a CDS encoding protein kinase family protein yields the protein MKPYQQLADSVKFSRSLNWTRLIEKDDSLEFIGAGRSAFAFRIKETNLVLKVFFPEFKRTAREEAEIYRALPDHPYYPSLYGSGDNYIVIDYVQGLTLFECLAKGVPIEEEKIRQIDEALKLARERGLNPSDIHLRNIILTEGDHIKIIDVARFKQTKNCTQWDDLKHAFYKFYRKRYFPKKIPVLIMNTIAALYKKRIVRMGS from the coding sequence ATGAAACCATATCAGCAGCTTGCAGACAGTGTGAAATTTTCCAGAAGCCTTAATTGGACCAGACTTATTGAGAAGGACGACAGTCTGGAATTTATAGGAGCAGGGAGAAGTGCATTTGCTTTTAGGATAAAAGAAACCAATCTTGTATTAAAAGTATTTTTTCCGGAGTTTAAAAGAACGGCCAGGGAAGAGGCGGAGATATACAGGGCGCTGCCTGACCATCCGTACTATCCCTCTTTATACGGCTCTGGAGATAACTATATTGTAATTGATTATGTACAGGGGCTGACTTTGTTTGAATGTCTCGCAAAAGGAGTCCCGATAGAAGAGGAGAAAATCAGGCAAATAGATGAGGCTTTAAAGCTGGCAAGGGAAAGAGGGCTTAACCCTTCGGATATCCACCTGCGCAACATTATTCTTACAGAGGGTGACCATATTAAAATCATTGATGTTGCACGATTTAAACAAACGAAGAATTGTACGCAGTGGGACGACTTAAAGCATGCATTTTATAAATTTTACAGAAAAAGATATTTTCCAAAGAAGATCCCTGTATTAATCATGAACACAATTGCGGCTCTTTATAAAAAGCGGATTGTCCGTATGGGGTCCTAA
- a CDS encoding Xaa-Pro dipeptidyl-peptidase — MKKAALKVLITSAIAFPLIAGGALPAAGIDSQSSMASAESQIKVENGMTQPIFSLDDAIVERVFVETATDSDGDGKLDRVRADIIRPKETEEGLKVPVIYEMSPYRSGIKGVPVYDVDVELNSVQKKGNNKGEKGKPQANLPGYYDDYFVPRGYAVVLAESVGTGLSDGCPTTGDEHEILGTRAVIDWLNGRAKAFNAEGQEIQADWSTGNVGMTGVSYNGTLPNAVASTGVEGLKTIVPIAAISSWYDYYRSNGAVIAPGGYQGEDADNMAEAILTRQNPEACSNMIKGLTEGQDRENGDFNEFWSKRDYTKDADQVEASVFIVHGLNDWNVKTKHFSDWWQALGENDVPRKMWLHQGGHSSPYSFRRDVWLPALNKWFDYWLYDIKNDVMDEPMVDIQREDKTWHTEANWPAEGTSDAKLHFKPASDGGGSLELQPVPNKNKEDQHFVDDATIKAEELAMDPDASLANRLVYLTPPLEKDIRMSGTPEIQIRAGIDRKTANLTALLVKYGEGKPEIVTRGWMDPQNIHSENRSSGLTPDREYTFTWDMQPDDYVFKEGDRLGVVVLSSDYNYTIRPKAGTKITIDPERSHIVLPLQGGVKAFK, encoded by the coding sequence ATGAAAAAAGCTGCATTAAAAGTGCTCATAACCTCAGCTATCGCTTTCCCGCTAATTGCCGGAGGGGCATTGCCTGCAGCAGGTATAGACAGCCAAAGCAGCATGGCCTCGGCTGAATCTCAGATTAAAGTCGAAAATGGCATGACACAGCCCATTTTTTCTCTGGATGATGCCATTGTCGAAAGAGTATTTGTTGAAACAGCAACTGACAGTGATGGGGATGGAAAGCTGGATCGGGTACGTGCTGATATTATCAGGCCAAAGGAAACAGAGGAAGGTTTAAAGGTTCCTGTTATTTATGAAATGAGTCCTTACCGTTCTGGAATTAAGGGTGTCCCGGTCTATGATGTGGATGTAGAACTGAACTCTGTGCAAAAGAAAGGGAACAATAAAGGTGAAAAAGGAAAACCGCAGGCAAATCTCCCAGGATATTATGATGACTATTTTGTACCAAGAGGCTACGCTGTTGTTCTTGCAGAAAGTGTTGGGACTGGCCTATCTGACGGCTGTCCTACAACCGGAGATGAGCATGAGATACTCGGAACACGTGCAGTAATTGATTGGCTGAATGGAAGAGCAAAAGCTTTTAATGCAGAGGGACAGGAAATACAAGCTGATTGGTCAACAGGAAATGTGGGGATGACAGGGGTTTCTTACAATGGAACACTTCCCAATGCCGTTGCTTCAACTGGAGTTGAAGGCCTGAAAACGATTGTGCCAATTGCTGCAATTAGCAGCTGGTATGACTATTATCGTTCAAACGGTGCTGTGATTGCGCCAGGCGGATATCAAGGTGAAGATGCGGATAATATGGCTGAAGCCATTTTAACTAGGCAAAACCCTGAAGCGTGCAGCAATATGATCAAAGGATTAACGGAAGGCCAGGACAGGGAAAACGGGGATTTCAATGAATTCTGGAGTAAAAGAGATTATACAAAGGATGCTGATCAGGTTGAAGCAAGTGTCTTTATTGTCCATGGGTTAAATGACTGGAATGTTAAAACAAAGCATTTTTCAGATTGGTGGCAAGCGCTTGGCGAGAATGATGTTCCCAGAAAAATGTGGCTTCATCAAGGCGGCCATTCCAGCCCCTACAGCTTCAGACGCGATGTATGGCTCCCTGCTTTAAATAAATGGTTTGATTACTGGCTATATGATATTAAAAATGATGTCATGGATGAACCAATGGTTGACATCCAGAGGGAGGATAAGACATGGCATACAGAGGCAAACTGGCCAGCTGAGGGAACCTCTGACGCAAAATTGCATTTTAAGCCGGCTTCCGATGGAGGCGGCAGCTTAGAACTGCAGCCTGTACCGAACAAGAATAAGGAGGATCAGCATTTTGTGGATGATGCCACAATCAAGGCTGAAGAATTGGCTATGGATCCTGATGCTTCATTAGCTAATAGGCTCGTCTATTTGACTCCGCCTTTAGAAAAAGATATTCGCATGAGCGGAACCCCGGAAATTCAAATTCGGGCTGGAATTGACCGGAAAACAGCCAACTTAACAGCCCTCCTTGTTAAATATGGGGAAGGAAAACCGGAAATTGTTACTAGAGGGTGGATGGATCCGCAAAACATTCACAGTGAAAATAGATCTTCAGGGCTCACACCGGACCGTGAATATACTTTTACATGGGATATGCAGCCTGATGATTATGTATTTAAAGAAGGTGATCGTCTGGGGGTCGTCGTTCTATCTAGTGATTATAACTATACTATTAGACCAAAGGCAGGCACGAAGATAACCATAGATCCGGAAAGAAGCCATATAGTGCTTCCTCTGCAAGGTGGAGTTAAAGCATTTAAATAG
- a CDS encoding M14 family zinc carboxypeptidase, producing the protein MNKKKALSGILAAGILASVPLSAAHAISPKWINVNVSEEMDGSLFNSENYDFMKFSVIGTKLAEIEKQSNRVKVEVKGTSADGYPLYVVTIADPGAQGKFGKIQALRKQMFKNPEKAQNWIANNPDFKVPIMINGSIHGTEFVGSDAVMQLIERFATQNDKDTKEILGNNILIFNVVQNPDGRVDATRFNGEGIDLNRDFITQSQPETQETVSLIKEWNPMVFLDTHGYVKNYAPNKQGLIEPCTPPHNPNYEYDLYQKWANHQAEAMEAEIMKDKALYTGTLYKEMNGAYIPQRDDSAGWDDYPPIFTPMYAMYHGAYGHTLEAPTNDEDGVRWMYNAIMGALKYSTDNKEEMIADQIEMFKRGINFDHPFHEEGYFPKAYVLPVNEEDPTAVNKAVNHLIKNDIEVVQASKAFAADGKSYPKGTYIVPMDQAKAGLANTMLWDGEDITDDTPAMYDISAWSLPELWGFEAISVQQDVKASVTKINNVKEQGSLSGNGPFIIPNSSVKAVQLVNGLLEQGVMVKRDSEGNFYAEGSANVFSSAVKDSGLNILSGKVPADAKAINKVSVAILKDGGMNKAQSHSGTKLALKRLGFSVTELSPSEVANNGLASHDVFVYSGTENLISLNLSNANKEFGLKSQEELAAFKANVERFVSEGGKYIAVGAGASRATKTLGLTDDMINTGGSNSNGIIKVDYKGTGASAGYSGDDLGFVYRPVWYTGTENDEVLAAIADEEDFFVAGHWKNRSAAQGQAIMVKEQDKDVTLIGIEAGFRDHTDYLFRLLSNSIFEK; encoded by the coding sequence ATGAATAAAAAGAAAGCTTTATCAGGCATTTTGGCAGCGGGCATTTTGGCATCTGTTCCTTTAAGTGCTGCTCATGCGATCAGCCCCAAGTGGATCAATGTTAATGTATCAGAGGAAATGGACGGAAGTTTATTCAATAGTGAGAACTATGATTTTATGAAATTCTCAGTAATAGGGACCAAACTTGCAGAAATTGAAAAACAGTCTAATAGAGTGAAGGTGGAGGTAAAAGGTACTTCCGCGGATGGATATCCTCTATATGTCGTGACTATTGCAGATCCGGGTGCACAGGGCAAGTTCGGTAAGATTCAGGCCTTAAGAAAACAAATGTTCAAAAACCCGGAGAAAGCCCAGAATTGGATTGCGAATAACCCGGATTTTAAAGTGCCAATCATGATCAATGGATCGATTCATGGAACGGAGTTTGTGGGAAGCGATGCAGTGATGCAGCTGATTGAACGTTTTGCCACACAGAATGACAAGGATACAAAGGAGATTCTGGGCAATAACATCCTTATTTTCAATGTGGTCCAGAATCCTGATGGCCGGGTGGATGCGACCCGTTTTAATGGGGAAGGAATTGATTTGAACCGTGATTTTATCACGCAATCACAGCCGGAAACGCAAGAAACCGTCTCTCTTATTAAAGAGTGGAATCCGATGGTTTTCCTGGATACTCACGGTTATGTGAAAAATTATGCACCAAACAAACAGGGTTTGATTGAACCTTGTACACCTCCGCATAATCCTAACTATGAATATGATTTATATCAAAAATGGGCTAATCATCAGGCAGAAGCGATGGAAGCTGAAATTATGAAGGACAAGGCTCTTTACACAGGCACCCTGTATAAAGAAATGAATGGCGCATATATTCCGCAGCGGGATGATTCCGCTGGATGGGATGATTACCCGCCAATTTTCACACCGATGTATGCCATGTACCATGGTGCTTATGGCCATACGCTTGAAGCTCCGACAAATGACGAGGACGGCGTGCGCTGGATGTACAATGCCATTATGGGAGCACTGAAATACTCAACCGATAACAAGGAAGAAATGATTGCAGATCAAATTGAAATGTTCAAGCGCGGCATTAATTTTGATCATCCTTTTCATGAAGAAGGCTATTTCCCGAAAGCATATGTTCTTCCAGTGAATGAGGAAGATCCAACCGCTGTAAATAAGGCAGTTAATCATTTAATTAAGAATGATATCGAGGTTGTTCAGGCGTCAAAAGCATTTGCAGCAGATGGCAAGTCATATCCAAAGGGCACTTACATCGTTCCAATGGATCAGGCAAAGGCAGGTCTGGCAAACACCATGCTGTGGGATGGCGAGGATATAACAGATGATACACCGGCCATGTATGATATTTCTGCCTGGAGTCTTCCGGAGCTATGGGGCTTTGAAGCAATCTCTGTTCAACAAGATGTAAAGGCATCAGTAACAAAGATAAATAATGTAAAAGAACAGGGTTCACTTAGCGGAAACGGGCCATTTATCATACCGAACAGCTCAGTGAAAGCTGTTCAGCTTGTGAACGGACTTCTTGAGCAGGGGGTCATGGTTAAACGCGACAGTGAAGGAAACTTCTATGCTGAAGGATCAGCCAATGTTTTTTCATCAGCCGTTAAGGATTCCGGCCTAAATATATTGTCAGGAAAAGTGCCTGCAGACGCAAAGGCAATTAACAAAGTGAGTGTAGCCATATTAAAGGATGGAGGGATGAACAAAGCGCAATCACACTCTGGCACCAAACTGGCTCTTAAGAGACTGGGATTTAGTGTGACTGAATTGTCTCCATCAGAAGTCGCTAATAACGGCCTTGCTTCCCATGATGTCTTTGTTTACAGCGGAACGGAAAATTTAATTTCTCTGAATTTGAGTAATGCCAACAAAGAATTCGGCCTTAAAAGCCAGGAAGAACTGGCTGCATTTAAAGCAAATGTGGAAAGGTTCGTTTCTGAAGGCGGAAAATATATAGCTGTTGGTGCCGGTGCTTCCCGTGCAACAAAGACTCTGGGCCTGACAGATGATATGATCAATACTGGCGGATCCAACAGCAACGGAATCATTAAGGTAGATTATAAAGGAACCGGTGCATCAGCAGGATACAGTGGGGATGATCTTGGATTTGTCTACCGTCCAGTCTGGTATACAGGCACAGAGAATGATGAAGTGCTTGCAGCCATTGCTGATGAGGAAGACTTCTTCGTAGCAGGACACTGGAAAAATCGCAGTGCTGCACAGGGCCAGGCCATCATGGTGAAAGAGCAGGATAAGGATGTTACACTAATTGGCATTGAAGCCGGCTTCCGTGATCATACTGATTACCTTTTCCGATTGCTTTCAAATTCTATTTTTGAAAAGTAA
- a CDS encoding DUF4910 domain-containing protein, whose translation MKVGKKASSIMLAAVLTASSLYAVPVQIVPTAEAAQSKAGDPGSKAFDQKVIARVDAARMMEDVSYLSETIGPRVAGTVAEKQSADFIRKRLESYGYTVETQEFSIPDKMAGDLHTSDLKEVLITIPSGSGSTPDEGITSELYDAGLGRAADFTEEASGKIALISRGEIPFSEKVTNAVNAGAAGVLIYNNADQPAPMNPSIGGPYDIPVGSITKASGEALLQDVEAQNKTVTLTVKSFKNIKSQNIIATKHPMPNKGGETDIVHISAHFDSVPFAPGASDNASGTAVALELARVLKSYPADKELRFAFVGAEEIGLLGSEYYVSQLSSNEIERSIANFNMDMVGTAWENATAIYMNTLDGQANIVTETALATAGRIGTPSELVVYQRGASDHVSFHDAGIPAVNFIRREPATANLEPYYHTPLDSIEHISAERMKEAGDLIGASVYSLIRK comes from the coding sequence ATGAAAGTTGGAAAGAAAGCTTCTTCAATTATGCTTGCAGCCGTTCTGACAGCTTCAAGTTTGTATGCAGTGCCTGTTCAAATTGTGCCGACTGCTGAAGCAGCACAAAGCAAAGCTGGAGATCCTGGCTCCAAAGCATTTGATCAGAAGGTCATTGCAAGGGTAGATGCAGCCCGCATGATGGAGGATGTCAGCTATTTATCTGAAACCATAGGGCCGCGGGTTGCAGGAACAGTAGCAGAAAAGCAGTCAGCTGATTTTATCCGCAAACGCCTTGAGTCCTATGGCTACACAGTAGAAACACAAGAGTTCAGCATACCGGATAAAATGGCTGGAGATTTGCACACTAGTGATCTGAAGGAGGTTCTTATAACCATTCCTTCCGGATCAGGATCAACGCCTGATGAAGGAATTACCTCTGAATTATATGATGCTGGATTAGGCAGGGCAGCTGATTTTACAGAGGAAGCATCAGGGAAAATAGCACTCATTTCACGTGGAGAAATTCCTTTCTCGGAAAAAGTTACAAACGCAGTGAATGCCGGTGCTGCGGGGGTTCTAATTTACAACAATGCGGATCAGCCAGCACCCATGAATCCCTCAATTGGGGGCCCATATGACATTCCGGTGGGAAGTATAACGAAGGCAAGCGGAGAAGCACTCCTTCAAGATGTTGAAGCACAAAACAAAACAGTAACGCTTACTGTAAAGAGTTTTAAAAACATAAAATCGCAAAATATTATTGCCACCAAGCACCCTATGCCCAATAAAGGCGGGGAAACTGACATTGTCCACATTTCTGCACATTTCGATAGTGTACCATTTGCTCCGGGGGCTAGTGATAACGCATCCGGTACTGCTGTTGCCTTAGAGCTGGCTAGAGTCCTGAAAAGCTATCCTGCTGACAAAGAATTGCGATTTGCATTTGTAGGTGCAGAAGAAATTGGTCTTCTTGGTTCTGAGTATTATGTCAGCCAGCTGAGCAGCAATGAAATAGAGCGAAGCATCGCAAATTTCAATATGGATATGGTAGGCACAGCATGGGAAAATGCAACTGCGATTTACATGAATACCCTTGATGGCCAGGCAAATATCGTAACAGAAACTGCTCTTGCCACAGCCGGGCGGATTGGCACCCCATCTGAGCTGGTTGTTTATCAGCGCGGAGCTTCCGACCATGTTTCTTTTCATGATGCAGGCATCCCGGCTGTTAACTTTATCAGACGAGAACCTGCCACTGCCAATCTTGAACCGTATTACCATACACCACTTGATTCCATCGAGCACATTAGTGCCGAGCGGATGAAAGAAGCCGGTGATCTGATAGGCGCTTCGGTTTACAGCTTAATTCGAAAATAG